Proteins encoded together in one Aerosakkonema funiforme FACHB-1375 window:
- a CDS encoding choice-of-anchor K domain-containing protein: MSLHSHSFNPLVRQVKNIATPRANFGLSGAAVTAAVLVSFVSQAQAITFSGTSSGQWGMPENPSASTIISSQNGGINNHLSWGRTDNCPTCTPFNNYVQYDGIGFNAGVDSLFNLGNLSYQNGSVYDPFDGDFPLSITLSLTNPVSKSTTFDFSFNIFNSPNNSGNPVIDGDKLRFSTAGISSQTFKYDGVDYTLELSGFSTDGGQTLVSEFNSPEGTVAYASLYGKLTALESNELPELPETPELPELPELPESPQQTIPEPAALAGLSVLGIYFAIRRRSRNI, encoded by the coding sequence ATGTCCTTACATTCTCACTCATTTAACCCGCTCGTGCGGCAAGTTAAAAATATTGCCACACCACGAGCCAACTTTGGGTTATCAGGTGCAGCTGTCACCGCTGCTGTGCTGGTAAGTTTTGTCAGTCAAGCGCAAGCTATTACCTTCTCAGGCACATCCTCCGGTCAATGGGGAATGCCTGAAAATCCTTCTGCCAGTACGATTATTTCCAGTCAGAATGGCGGTATAAATAATCATCTGTCATGGGGTAGAACCGATAACTGTCCGACCTGTACCCCATTCAACAATTATGTCCAGTACGATGGTATAGGCTTCAACGCTGGTGTAGATAGCCTTTTCAATCTCGGTAATCTCAGCTACCAAAATGGCTCTGTTTACGATCCTTTCGACGGCGACTTTCCTCTGAGCATTACTTTGTCTTTGACAAATCCTGTCAGCAAAAGTACTACTTTTGATTTCTCGTTCAACATCTTCAACTCGCCCAACAACAGCGGCAATCCAGTTATAGATGGAGACAAACTGCGTTTTTCCACGGCTGGAATATCCAGCCAGACGTTCAAGTACGATGGAGTCGATTACACCCTGGAGTTGTCCGGCTTTTCTACAGATGGCGGTCAAACTTTAGTCAGCGAGTTCAACTCCCCAGAAGGAACTGTCGCCTACGCATCCCTGTACGGGAAACTAACTGCTCTGGAATCGAATGAATTGCCTGAATTACCTGAAACGCCTGAACTCCCTGAACTCCCTGAACTCCCTGAATCGCCGCAACAGACAATTCCTGAGCCTGCTGCTTTGGCTGGTTTATCTGTGTTGGGAATTTACTTTGCCATCCG